From Hartmannibacter diazotrophicus, a single genomic window includes:
- the nth gene encoding endonuclease III: protein MKSDDSGPARQAVKKAPAGKAVRAGRTKRPKSLYSPAEVAAIFERFRQHDPEPKGELEHVNAFTLLVAVVLSAQATDAGVNKATRKLFAIADTPEKMAALGEDAVREHIKTIGLFRNKAKNVVALSEALVRDHGGEVPADREALEALPGVGRKTANVVLNIAFGEPTLAVDTHIFRIANRLGLAPGKTVLEVEQALLRIIPEDYLLHAHHWLILHGRYVCKARKPACNNCIISDLCKSSEKSVTN, encoded by the coding sequence ATGAAGAGCGACGATTCGGGCCCGGCGAGGCAAGCGGTGAAGAAGGCTCCGGCTGGCAAGGCGGTCCGGGCGGGGCGCACGAAGAGGCCGAAGTCGCTCTATTCTCCTGCGGAAGTCGCCGCGATCTTCGAGCGCTTTCGCCAGCACGATCCCGAGCCGAAGGGAGAACTTGAGCACGTCAACGCCTTCACGCTTCTCGTCGCGGTGGTCCTCTCCGCCCAGGCGACGGATGCCGGCGTCAACAAGGCGACGCGAAAGCTCTTTGCCATCGCCGACACGCCGGAGAAGATGGCGGCCCTCGGCGAGGATGCCGTGCGCGAACACATCAAGACGATCGGTCTCTTCCGCAACAAGGCCAAGAATGTGGTTGCCCTGTCGGAAGCTCTCGTCCGCGATCATGGTGGCGAGGTGCCCGCCGATCGCGAGGCGCTTGAGGCGTTGCCCGGCGTTGGCCGCAAGACCGCCAATGTGGTGCTGAATATCGCCTTCGGCGAGCCGACCCTTGCGGTCGATACCCACATCTTCCGCATCGCCAACCGTCTGGGGCTCGCTCCGGGCAAGACCGTGCTCGAAGTCGAGCAGGCGCTGCTCAGGATTATCCCAGAGGACTATCTACTGCATGCGCACCACTGGTTGATCCTGCACGGGCGCTATGTCTGCAAGGCACGCAAACCTGCTTGCAATAATTGTATCATTTCCGACTTGTGCAAGAGTTCCGAGAAGTCGGTCACCAATTAA
- the mutS gene encoding DNA mismatch repair protein MutS: protein MTLTAPLPQSEFDEPNQDEAAVAAVGPQDEAEAAPVGHITPVMQQFVEIKAANPDSLLFFRMGDFYEMFFGDAEVASRALGITLTKRGKHLGEDIPMCGVPVHAADDYLQRLIALGHRVAVCEQLEDPAEARKRGSKAVVRRDVIRLVTPGTITEDNLLDARRSNYLASVARTKAGAEGAGDRFAVAFADMSTGAFRVLEVEGGGLAAAIARIEPRELLIPDSIIGDDDLKPLWRQSGAASVPTPRAFFDGATAGDRLAAYFGVASLDAFGRFTRLELQAASAVIAYLDKTQIGQRPPLDPPAREGETGIMSIDAATRANLELARTLSGERRGSLLSVIDRTVTGAGARLLAERLAAPLTDPEAIRHRLDAVDLFLREPALRADISRRLSAAPDMARALTRLVMGRGGPRDMRAIGEGLEAAAGVLRRLAEIELPGEEIAAALASLASAPHGLAGDLAAALDDDLPLLKRDGGFVRTGYRADLDETRSLRDESRRVIASLQATYVDLSGIKSLKIKHNNVLGYFVDIGPNHAAAMMAAPLNETFIHRQTLANAVRFSTVELGQLEGRIASAGERSLAIEMQVFGELSAAIEREAAAIKRAAEALAVIDVASALATLADERGYCRPKVDDSFAFHIEAGRHPVVEDVLRTEGQSFVANDSDIGPSAETGAPDGGRIWLITGPNMAGKSTFLRQNALIAVLAQMGSFVPAKSAHIGTVDRLFSRVGAADDLARGRSTFMVEMIETAAILNQAGPRALVILDEIGRGTATFDGLSIAWATIEHLHAVNRSRALFATHYHELTALSERLERIVNATVKVREWKGDVVFLHEIVPGAADRSYGIQVARLAGLPPAVVDRAKSVLAELEKSGGSAPASLIDDLPLFTAARRAPRREEAPEDMPKVLEMLDGLSPDDLSPREALEMLYSLKAERLREKRKAD from the coding sequence ATGACCCTGACCGCCCCTTTGCCGCAGAGCGAATTCGACGAGCCGAACCAGGACGAGGCGGCCGTCGCCGCGGTCGGGCCGCAGGATGAGGCCGAGGCGGCTCCGGTCGGCCACATCACGCCCGTGATGCAGCAGTTCGTCGAGATCAAGGCGGCCAATCCCGACAGCCTGCTCTTCTTCCGCATGGGCGACTTCTACGAGATGTTCTTCGGCGATGCCGAGGTGGCGAGCCGTGCGCTCGGCATCACGCTGACGAAGCGCGGCAAGCATCTCGGCGAGGACATCCCGATGTGCGGCGTGCCGGTGCATGCCGCCGACGACTATCTCCAGCGCCTCATCGCCTTGGGCCATCGGGTCGCCGTCTGCGAACAGCTCGAGGATCCGGCCGAAGCTCGCAAGCGCGGCTCCAAGGCGGTCGTCCGGCGCGACGTCATCCGTCTCGTGACGCCCGGCACGATCACCGAGGACAATCTCCTCGATGCCCGGCGCTCCAATTATCTCGCCTCTGTCGCAAGGACCAAGGCCGGAGCGGAGGGCGCGGGGGACCGTTTCGCAGTCGCCTTCGCCGACATGTCGACCGGCGCCTTCCGGGTGCTGGAAGTCGAAGGCGGGGGGCTTGCCGCTGCAATTGCGCGGATCGAGCCGCGCGAACTGCTGATCCCGGACTCGATCATTGGCGACGACGACCTGAAGCCCCTCTGGCGCCAGTCCGGCGCGGCAAGCGTGCCGACCCCTCGCGCCTTCTTCGATGGTGCGACGGCCGGCGATCGCCTCGCCGCCTATTTTGGCGTTGCCTCGCTCGATGCCTTCGGCCGCTTCACCCGGCTGGAGCTCCAGGCGGCAAGCGCCGTCATCGCCTATCTCGACAAGACCCAGATCGGCCAGCGCCCGCCGCTCGACCCGCCGGCCCGCGAGGGCGAGACCGGCATCATGTCGATCGATGCGGCAACGCGCGCCAATCTGGAACTGGCGCGCACTCTGTCCGGCGAACGGCGCGGCAGCCTTTTGTCGGTGATCGACCGCACCGTCACCGGCGCCGGCGCACGTCTCCTGGCCGAACGCCTGGCCGCGCCGCTGACCGATCCGGAAGCGATCCGCCACCGGCTTGACGCGGTGGACCTTTTCCTGCGTGAACCGGCGCTTCGCGCCGACATCTCCCGGCGCCTTTCTGCCGCTCCCGACATGGCCCGCGCGCTCACCCGCCTCGTCATGGGACGCGGCGGTCCGCGCGACATGCGGGCGATCGGGGAAGGGCTGGAGGCCGCCGCCGGCGTTCTGAGGCGACTGGCCGAGATCGAGCTTCCCGGCGAGGAGATCGCCGCGGCGCTTGCCTCGCTGGCGAGTGCGCCGCATGGCCTTGCCGGGGATCTTGCCGCCGCGCTCGACGATGACTTGCCGCTTTTGAAGCGCGACGGCGGTTTCGTACGCACGGGCTATCGCGCCGACCTCGACGAGACCCGCTCGCTGCGGGATGAAAGCCGCCGCGTCATCGCCTCGTTGCAGGCGACCTATGTCGATCTGTCCGGGATCAAGTCCCTCAAGATCAAGCACAACAACGTGCTTGGCTATTTTGTCGACATCGGCCCGAACCACGCCGCCGCGATGATGGCCGCGCCGCTCAACGAGACCTTCATCCACCGCCAGACGCTCGCCAACGCCGTCCGTTTTTCGACCGTCGAACTCGGCCAGCTCGAAGGGCGGATCGCCAGTGCCGGCGAACGCTCTCTGGCGATCGAAATGCAGGTCTTTGGAGAACTCTCTGCGGCCATCGAGCGGGAGGCCGCTGCGATCAAGCGCGCCGCCGAGGCGCTCGCCGTCATCGACGTGGCAAGCGCCCTCGCAACGCTTGCCGACGAGCGGGGCTATTGCCGTCCGAAGGTGGACGACAGCTTCGCCTTCCACATCGAGGCCGGGCGCCATCCGGTCGTGGAGGACGTGCTGCGCACGGAAGGCCAGAGCTTTGTCGCCAACGACAGCGACATCGGCCCGTCGGCGGAAACGGGCGCGCCCGATGGCGGCCGCATCTGGCTGATCACCGGTCCGAACATGGCGGGTAAGTCGACCTTCCTGCGCCAGAACGCCCTGATCGCGGTCCTGGCGCAGATGGGCTCCTTCGTGCCCGCGAAATCCGCCCATATCGGCACCGTCGATCGTCTCTTCAGCCGCGTTGGCGCCGCCGATGATCTGGCCCGTGGCCGCTCCACCTTCATGGTCGAGATGATCGAGACGGCGGCGATCCTCAATCAGGCCGGACCGCGCGCGCTTGTCATCCTCGACGAGATCGGGCGCGGCACGGCGACCTTCGACGGTCTGTCCATCGCCTGGGCGACGATCGAGCACCTGCATGCGGTCAACCGCTCGCGCGCGCTTTTTGCCACCCACTATCACGAACTGACGGCCCTGTCGGAACGGCTGGAGCGGATCGTCAACGCGACGGTCAAGGTGCGCGAATGGAAGGGCGATGTCGTCTTCCTGCACGAGATCGTGCCGGGCGCCGCCGATCGCTCCTACGGCATCCAGGTCGCAAGGCTTGCCGGCCTGCCGCCGGCCGTCGTCGACCGGGCGAAGTCCGTCCTGGCGGAACTGGAAAAGTCGGGCGGCTCGGCGCCGGCCTCGCTCATCGACGATCTGCCGCTCTTCACCGCCGCGCGCCGTGCGCCCCGTCGGGAGGAGGCGCCGGAGGACATGCCGAAGGTGCTGGAAATGCTCGATGGCCTGTCGCCGGACGACCTCTCGCCGCGCGAGGCCCTGGAGATGCTTTATTCACTGAAGGCGGAGCGTCTGCGGGAAAAGCGGAAGGCCGATTGA
- a CDS encoding DUF1236 domain-containing protein — MKTKNVTLLATALAAGMALGVSSASAANGTVTGAAGGAVTGAVVGGPVGAAVGGVAGAIVGTVASPPETVQTYVVQQPPPPPVTIQQPVVIGQPLPQQVVLYNVPDNPDYAYAVVNQQRVIVDPNTRVVVQVVQ, encoded by the coding sequence ATGAAGACCAAGAATGTTACTCTGCTCGCCACCGCTCTTGCCGCCGGCATGGCGCTGGGCGTTTCTTCCGCCTCCGCAGCCAACGGAACCGTGACCGGAGCAGCCGGAGGTGCCGTGACCGGCGCCGTCGTCGGCGGCCCCGTGGGTGCGGCCGTGGGCGGTGTGGCCGGTGCCATCGTCGGCACCGTCGCTTCGCCGCCGGAGACCGTCCAGACCTATGTGGTCCAGCAGCCGCCGCCCCCGCCGGTCACCATCCAGCAGCCGGTCGTCATCGGCCAGCCGCTGCCGCAGCAGGTGGTGCTCTACAACGTTCCCGACAACCCCGACTACGCCTATGCGGTGGTCAACCAGCAGCGGGTGATCGTCGATCCGAACACGCGAGTCGTCGTCCAGGTGGTCCAGTAA
- a CDS encoding bifunctional diguanylate cyclase/phosphodiesterase yields the protein MFQVLNCLAVDHDPQLVLVAAIVCALSSLSAINFIQRATASDSGSRWLWVASGGFMGGVGIWATHSIAMLAYSAAGPMGFNLGLTAWSLVSAIGIFTVGMAASVMERGRPLSMLGGVMAGLGIGVMHFLGMRSIEFAGTIAWDRILVLAALLIGMVFGAIAFRIATSGDSRKHTLMAALFLTLGVVGLHFTAMGAVIVVPDPSRSFDSLGVSASVLALIMAITAAVMLLFSLLVSFVGGRSQRRASNRDLYFRLLVEGVTDYALYMLDTDGNVTNWNSGAERIAGYKAEEIVGRNFADFFTPMDRRSGRPQEALRATREDGKFEAESELIRQDGTAFWAHMVIDPIYRADGTLMGYANITRDISHQREIDFSLAETRRNLDLALSNMSQGLCLFDADEKLMLANARFLDIFDLSPDTVRPGLSFFDLVRMTHAAGTSEMESAPEAHEVYERHSGAIKAGETAAVIEEYRPGCYLSIIHRSLPEGGFVTTFEDITQRRKSEQQIAFMAEHDHLTGLPNRPAFNNYVDDMLEKVVKTEDKVAILGIDLDKFKEINDLRGHSVGDQVLCRLAERVSAVLQDDEFFCRFGGDEFAAVKRIASETELNEFLDRLEQTLHASLQIDDFEVAPRASVGVAIFPNDGTNREQLINNADLAMYRAKAALGRFACFYEARMDEAARKRRTMAQALWRAIEQREFALFYQVQKSVSSGEITGYEVLLRWHHPERGLVPPSEFIPIAEECGAIVPIGEWVLREACRQAASWADPHKIAVNLSPVQLAHADLPRLVHEVLLETGLAPNRLELEITESTIIGDKDRALHMLRQVKALGVTIAIDDFGTGYSSLETLRSFPFDKIKLDASFMREAETSLQAKAFIRAMLALGRSLTVPVLAEGVETSVQLDILRAEGCDEAQGYLLGRPAPFETDDEVDANGLVVERLTG from the coding sequence ATGTTCCAAGTCTTGAATTGCCTTGCCGTTGACCATGATCCGCAACTCGTTCTGGTTGCGGCCATTGTCTGCGCACTTTCAAGTCTTTCGGCCATCAACTTCATTCAGCGGGCAACCGCGTCCGATTCCGGGTCCAGGTGGCTCTGGGTCGCCAGCGGCGGCTTCATGGGCGGCGTCGGCATCTGGGCGACCCATTCCATCGCGATGCTGGCCTATTCGGCCGCCGGCCCGATGGGCTTCAATCTCGGACTGACGGCCTGGTCGCTGGTGTCGGCGATCGGTATCTTCACCGTCGGCATGGCGGCCAGCGTCATGGAGCGGGGGCGGCCCCTGTCCATGCTCGGCGGCGTCATGGCCGGGCTCGGCATCGGGGTGATGCATTTTCTCGGCATGCGGTCCATCGAGTTCGCCGGGACCATCGCCTGGGACAGGATCCTGGTGCTGGCCGCGCTTCTGATCGGCATGGTGTTCGGCGCGATCGCCTTCCGGATCGCGACCAGCGGCGACAGCCGCAAGCACACGCTCATGGCCGCCCTGTTTCTGACCCTTGGCGTCGTCGGACTGCATTTCACCGCCATGGGCGCGGTGATCGTCGTTCCCGATCCGAGCCGCAGCTTCGACTCGCTTGGCGTCTCGGCGTCGGTCCTCGCCCTGATCATGGCCATCACCGCGGCGGTCATGCTGCTCTTCAGCCTGCTCGTGTCCTTCGTCGGCGGCCGGTCGCAGCGCCGGGCCTCCAACCGCGACCTCTATTTCCGCCTCCTGGTCGAGGGCGTCACGGACTACGCGCTCTACATGCTGGATACCGACGGCAACGTGACGAACTGGAACTCCGGGGCGGAACGCATCGCCGGCTACAAGGCCGAGGAGATCGTCGGCCGGAATTTCGCTGACTTCTTCACGCCGATGGATCGGCGGTCCGGCCGGCCGCAGGAGGCCCTGCGCGCCACCCGCGAAGACGGCAAGTTCGAAGCCGAGAGCGAACTCATTCGCCAGGACGGCACGGCCTTCTGGGCCCATATGGTCATCGACCCGATCTACCGGGCCGACGGAACCCTGATGGGCTACGCCAACATCACGCGCGACATCAGCCATCAGCGCGAGATCGACTTTTCCCTTGCGGAAACGCGGCGCAATCTCGACCTGGCGCTCTCGAACATGTCCCAGGGTCTCTGCCTTTTCGATGCCGACGAAAAGCTGATGCTGGCCAATGCCCGATTCCTGGACATTTTCGACCTGTCACCGGACACGGTCCGCCCCGGTCTGTCCTTCTTCGATCTTGTTCGCATGACCCACGCTGCAGGCACGTCCGAAATGGAATCGGCGCCTGAAGCGCATGAGGTCTACGAGCGCCATAGCGGTGCAATCAAGGCGGGGGAAACGGCGGCGGTGATCGAGGAATACCGGCCGGGCTGTTACCTCTCCATCATCCACAGGTCTCTGCCCGAGGGCGGCTTCGTGACGACCTTCGAGGACATCACCCAGCGCCGGAAATCCGAGCAGCAGATCGCCTTCATGGCCGAGCACGACCACCTCACCGGTCTGCCCAACCGCCCGGCCTTCAACAACTATGTCGATGACATGCTGGAGAAGGTGGTCAAGACCGAGGACAAGGTCGCGATACTCGGCATCGACCTCGACAAGTTCAAGGAGATCAACGATCTGCGCGGGCATTCCGTCGGCGATCAGGTTCTTTGCCGGCTGGCGGAACGGGTGAGCGCCGTTCTTCAGGACGACGAATTTTTCTGCCGCTTCGGTGGCGACGAATTCGCTGCGGTCAAGCGCATTGCAAGTGAGACGGAACTGAACGAATTCCTGGATCGTCTGGAGCAGACACTGCATGCATCGCTCCAGATCGACGATTTCGAGGTGGCGCCGCGCGCCAGCGTCGGCGTCGCGATTTTTCCCAATGACGGCACCAACCGCGAGCAGCTCATCAACAACGCCGACCTTGCGATGTATCGCGCCAAGGCGGCGCTGGGCCGCTTTGCCTGCTTCTACGAAGCGCGCATGGACGAGGCCGCCCGCAAGCGCCGGACGATGGCCCAGGCACTCTGGCGCGCGATAGAGCAACGCGAATTCGCCCTCTTCTACCAGGTTCAGAAATCCGTCAGCAGCGGCGAGATCACCGGCTACGAGGTGCTGCTGCGCTGGCATCATCCGGAGCGCGGGCTCGTCCCGCCCAGTGAATTCATCCCGATCGCCGAGGAATGCGGCGCCATCGTCCCGATCGGCGAGTGGGTTCTGCGCGAGGCTTGCCGCCAGGCGGCAAGCTGGGCCGATCCTCACAAGATCGCGGTCAATCTGTCGCCGGTTCAGCTGGCCCATGCCGATCTGCCCCGCCTCGTCCACGAGGTGCTGCTGGAAACCGGGCTCGCGCCGAACCGGCTGGAACTGGAGATCACCGAATCCACCATCATCGGCGACAAGGACCGGGCGCTTCATATGCTGCGGCAGGTGAAGGCGCTCGGCGTCACCATCGCCATCGACGATTTCGGCACCGGCTATTCCTCGCTCGAAACCTTGCGCTCCTTCCCCTTCGACAAGATCAAGCTCGACGCGAGCTTCATGCGCGAGGCCGAGACGAGCCTGCAGGCCAAGGCCTTCATTCGCGCGATGCTCGCACTCGGTCGCAGCCTGACCGTTCCGGTTCTGGCCGAGGGCGTCGAGACATCCGTTCAGCTGGACATCCTGCGCGCCGAAGGCTGCGACGAGGCGCAGGGCTACCTGCTCGGCCGGCCGGCGCCCTTCGAGACGGACGACGAAGTGGATGCGAACGGTCTCGTGGTCGAGCGCCTTACGGGCTGA
- a CDS encoding [protein-PII] uridylyltransferase yields MSRIPANDPLFDEDALRREIDAIWDKSSSLDVARKDVLALLKRTNADAREAAREQLTSERKGTLCAKRISHLTDRLIRVIYDFAIEKVYPVDNPSAAEHMAAVAVGGYGRGLLAPGSDIDLLFLLPYKQTPWGESVVEFILYMLWDMGLKVGHATRRLDECIRLSKQDMTIRTSILEARLLFGDDTLFKDLVQRFRSEVVAGSSREFIQAKLSERDERHKRQGQSRYLVEPNIKESKGGLRDLHTLFWIAKYHYEVQSGEELVRLGVFSRSEYQRFKKGEDFLWAVRCNLHFLTRKAEDRLSFDVQRDVARLLGYQARSGLTDVERFMKHYFLVAKDVGDLTRIFCAALEATEVKSEPILDRVLGKLAIGRRGRRKDKEEAIGDLLVENNRLLHRDEEIFDRDPVALIRVFHLADRQDYAFHPELLKLITRKLKLVNTELRENEEANRLFLEILCSPRHPEKILRDMNEVGLLGRFIPEFGKVVAMMQFNMYHHYTVDEHTLRCIGILSDLENGREPERHPLATQLLKAGTLNRKVLYFALFLHDIAKGRPEDHSIAGAKVARKLCPRFGFSTSETDLIAWLVEQHLTMSMTAQSRDLADRKTIRDFAGVVQSIDRLKLLVVLTIADIRGVGPGVWTGWKGQLLRTLYYETEPYLLGGHSQISRERRVEAARAELFGALADWPEAERHAYVARHYPPYLLRVDLEAKLLHAAIIRKVDREKKRLATGFTLKPFEGTTEITVVAPDNTRLLSTIAGACTVAGGNIVDAQIFTTTDGMALDTIMISRELSADADESRRAERITSLIEATLEGREKLPESVARKVATRRPTKAFALETQVTLDNTLSDRFTVIEVSGLDRAGLLFDLTRMLSDLNLNIASAHIATFGERAVDVFYVTDLMGHKVLTTGRQGAIRRRMTQAFDGVPEAKAVPKKQVA; encoded by the coding sequence ATGTCCCGAATTCCTGCCAATGATCCGCTCTTTGACGAAGACGCTCTGCGCCGTGAAATCGATGCGATCTGGGACAAATCATCTTCTCTCGACGTCGCCCGCAAGGACGTGCTCGCGCTCCTGAAACGCACCAATGCCGACGCCCGCGAGGCCGCGCGTGAACAGCTGACGAGCGAGCGCAAGGGGACGCTTTGCGCCAAGCGCATCTCGCATCTGACCGACCGGCTGATCCGGGTGATCTACGATTTCGCCATCGAGAAGGTCTATCCGGTCGACAACCCGTCGGCCGCCGAGCATATGGCGGCCGTTGCGGTCGGCGGCTACGGACGCGGCCTGCTGGCGCCGGGCTCCGACATCGACCTCCTCTTTCTCCTGCCCTACAAGCAGACCCCCTGGGGCGAAAGCGTCGTCGAGTTCATCCTGTACATGCTCTGGGACATGGGGCTGAAGGTCGGCCATGCGACGCGCCGCCTCGACGAATGCATTCGCCTGTCCAAGCAGGACATGACCATCCGCACCTCGATCCTCGAGGCGCGGCTCCTCTTCGGCGACGACACGCTGTTCAAGGATCTCGTCCAGCGCTTCCGCTCCGAGGTCGTGGCCGGTTCGTCCCGGGAATTCATCCAGGCCAAGCTGTCCGAGCGTGACGAGCGCCACAAGCGGCAGGGCCAGTCGCGCTATCTGGTCGAACCCAACATCAAGGAGAGCAAGGGCGGGCTTCGCGACCTGCACACGCTCTTCTGGATCGCCAAATATCACTACGAGGTGCAGAGCGGCGAGGAACTGGTGCGCCTCGGCGTCTTCTCGCGCTCCGAATATCAGCGCTTCAAGAAGGGCGAGGACTTCCTCTGGGCCGTGCGCTGCAACCTGCACTTCCTGACGCGCAAGGCCGAGGACCGCCTCAGCTTCGACGTCCAGCGCGACGTCGCCCGCCTGCTCGGTTACCAGGCCCGTTCCGGCCTGACCGATGTCGAGCGCTTCATGAAGCACTACTTTCTCGTCGCCAAGGACGTCGGCGACCTGACGCGCATCTTCTGTGCCGCCCTTGAGGCGACGGAGGTCAAGTCCGAGCCGATCCTCGACCGGGTGCTGGGCAAGCTGGCGATCGGTCGCCGCGGGCGGCGCAAGGACAAGGAGGAAGCCATCGGCGATCTCCTCGTCGAGAACAACCGCCTCCTTCATCGCGACGAGGAGATCTTCGACCGCGACCCGGTCGCTCTCATCCGGGTCTTCCACCTCGCCGACCGGCAGGACTATGCCTTCCATCCCGAGCTCCTGAAGCTCATCACCCGCAAGCTGAAGCTGGTGAACACGGAGCTGCGCGAAAACGAGGAAGCCAACCGGCTCTTCCTGGAAATCCTCTGCTCGCCCCGCCATCCGGAAAAAATTCTGCGCGACATGAACGAGGTCGGCCTGCTCGGCCGCTTCATTCCCGAGTTCGGCAAGGTCGTCGCGATGATGCAGTTCAACATGTATCATCACTATACGGTCGACGAGCACACGCTGCGCTGCATCGGCATCCTGTCGGACCTGGAAAACGGCCGCGAGCCGGAGCGCCATCCGCTGGCAACCCAGCTCCTGAAGGCGGGCACGCTCAATCGCAAGGTGCTCTATTTCGCCCTCTTCCTGCACGACATCGCCAAGGGTCGCCCGGAGGATCATTCGATCGCCGGGGCAAAGGTCGCCCGCAAGCTCTGCCCGCGTTTCGGTTTCAGCACCAGCGAGACCGACCTCATTGCCTGGCTCGTCGAGCAGCATCTGACGATGTCGATGACGGCCCAGTCGCGCGATCTCGCCGACCGCAAGACCATCCGCGACTTTGCCGGCGTCGTGCAGTCGATCGACCGGCTGAAGCTGCTCGTGGTCCTAACGATCGCCGATATCCGCGGCGTCGGTCCGGGCGTCTGGACGGGCTGGAAGGGCCAGCTTCTGCGCACGCTTTACTACGAGACCGAGCCCTATCTTCTCGGCGGGCACTCGCAGATTTCGCGCGAGCGGCGGGTCGAGGCCGCGCGCGCCGAGCTGTTCGGTGCGCTTGCCGACTGGCCGGAGGCCGAGCGCCACGCCTATGTCGCGCGGCACTATCCGCCCTATCTTCTGCGCGTCGATCTCGAAGCCAAGCTGCTCCACGCCGCGATCATCCGCAAGGTCGACCGCGAGAAGAAGCGCCTTGCCACCGGCTTCACGCTGAAGCCCTTCGAGGGCACCACCGAGATCACCGTGGTCGCGCCCGACAACACGCGCCTGCTCTCCACGATCGCCGGGGCCTGCACGGTGGCGGGCGGCAACATCGTCGATGCGCAGATCTTTACCACCACCGACGGCATGGCGCTCGACACGATCATGATCTCGCGCGAGCTTTCCGCCGACGCCGACGAGAGCCGTCGTGCCGAGCGTATCACCTCGCTGATCGAGGCGACGCTGGAAGGCCGCGAGAAGCTCCCCGAGAGCGTTGCCCGCAAGGTGGCGACGCGCCGGCCGACCAAGGCCTTCGCGCTCGAGACCCAGGTGACCCTCGACAACACTCTGTCGGACCGCTTCACCGTCATCGAGGTCTCCGGCCTCGACCGTGCCGGCCTGCTCTTCGACCTGACGCGCATGCTGTCCGATCTGAACCTCAATATCGCCTCGGCCCACATCGCGACCTTTGGCGAACGCGCGGTGGACGTCTTCTATGTGACCGATCTCATGGGCCACAAGGTCCTGACGACCGGCCGCCAGGGCGCCATCCGCCGCCGCATGACCCAGGCCTTCGACGGCGTGCCGGAGGCAAAGGCGGTTCCAAAGAAGCAGGTGGCGTGA
- a CDS encoding DUF2244 domain-containing protein translates to MADDKPRPDNWFFQARLTPHRSLTPEGFSMLMLAVGMVSFVGGIFFVLKGLWPVAGFFGLDAALLYVALRRNFQDARAYEEVWLSPDSLLLRRVGRRGEIAELTFNPYWVRLDVLRIEDEGVTRLELSSHGARHPVGAFLNPDDRESFAEALSRALSVARTGGPLAAGA, encoded by the coding sequence ATGGCGGACGACAAGCCGCGGCCGGACAACTGGTTTTTCCAGGCGCGTCTTACCCCTCACCGCTCGCTGACGCCCGAAGGCTTCAGCATGCTGATGCTGGCGGTCGGCATGGTCAGTTTTGTCGGCGGGATTTTCTTCGTCCTCAAGGGCCTCTGGCCGGTCGCCGGCTTCTTCGGTCTCGACGCCGCCCTGCTCTATGTCGCCCTTCGCCGCAATTTCCAGGATGCCCGCGCCTATGAGGAAGTCTGGCTGTCACCGGATAGCCTGCTGCTGCGCCGGGTCGGCCGTCGCGGCGAAATCGCCGAACTCACCTTCAATCCCTATTGGGTCCGCCTCGATGTCCTGCGCATCGAGGACGAGGGCGTGACGCGGCTCGAACTCTCGTCTCACGGCGCCCGCCACCCTGTCGGAGCCTTTCTCAATCCGGACGACCGGGAAAGCTTCGCCGAGGCGCTGTCACGCGCCTTGAGCGTGGCCCGAACCGGCGGACCTCTGGCTGCGGGCGCCTGA